One Pontibacillus yanchengensis DNA window includes the following coding sequences:
- the msrB gene encoding peptide-methionine (R)-S-oxide reductase MsrB encodes MTSNNLETATFAGGCFWCMVEPFDERPGIHEVVSGYTGGHTENPTYEEVITEQTGHLEAVQITYDPDVFPYERLLQVFWQQIDPTDAGGQFADRGTSYTTAIFYHNEKQKQLAEQSRQQLEESGKFKKPIVTKILPASPFYRAEEKHQDYHKKQSFHYRLYKQGSGRKDFIDNNWKMDKDQEQLKKQLSSIQYKVTQENGTEAPFQNEFYDHEEDGIYIDIVSGEPLFSSRDKYDAGCGWPSFTRPIDDYFVDENTDESHGMIRTEVRSKEADSHLGHVFEDGPKQEGGLRYCINSAALRFIPKEKLEEEGYGYLQYIFS; translated from the coding sequence GTGACAAGTAATAACTTGGAAACAGCAACATTTGCAGGGGGCTGCTTCTGGTGTATGGTCGAACCATTTGATGAACGACCTGGCATCCATGAAGTAGTCTCAGGCTATACAGGCGGTCACACAGAAAATCCAACTTATGAAGAAGTGATAACAGAACAAACAGGGCATTTGGAAGCGGTCCAAATAACCTACGACCCAGATGTATTTCCGTATGAACGACTTTTACAAGTATTTTGGCAACAAATAGATCCAACAGATGCTGGTGGACAATTTGCTGATCGAGGTACTTCCTATACAACCGCAATCTTTTATCACAATGAAAAACAAAAACAATTAGCAGAGCAATCTAGACAACAATTAGAAGAAAGCGGGAAGTTTAAAAAGCCGATTGTAACAAAAATATTACCAGCTAGTCCATTTTATCGAGCTGAAGAAAAGCATCAAGACTACCATAAAAAACAATCCTTTCATTACAGGTTATATAAGCAAGGTTCCGGTCGAAAGGACTTTATTGATAACAACTGGAAGATGGATAAAGATCAAGAACAATTAAAAAAGCAATTATCCTCTATTCAATACAAAGTAACACAAGAAAATGGAACAGAAGCTCCTTTTCAAAATGAGTTTTATGACCATGAAGAGGATGGTATATATATAGATATCGTATCTGGAGAACCACTATTTAGTTCCAGAGATAAATATGATGCTGGATGCGGTTGGCCAAGCTTCACTAGACCTATAGATGACTATTTCGTTGATGAAAATACTGATGAATCTCATGGTATGATACGAACAGAAGTACGTAGTAAAGAAGCGGACTCTCATCTTGGACATGTTTTTGAGGATGGACCAAAACAAGAAGGTGGACTGCGATATTGTATTAATTCAGCAGCACTTCGCTTCATACCTAAGGAAAAGCTTGAGGAAGAAGGATACGGGTATTTACAGTATATCTTTTCGTAA
- a CDS encoding uracil-DNA glycosylase, with product MTILSNDWQTIVGDQFNETYYIQLREFLKNEYQTHIVYPQMNDIFNALHYTPFHKTKVVIFGQDPYHGHDQAHGFSFSVKPGVTIPPSLRNIYKELNDDIGFAIPNHGYLLHWAKEGVLLLNTVLTVRAKEANSHKGQGWEHFTNEVIKALNNREDPVVFILWGRHAQQKIAMLDDTKHLIITSPHPSPFSAHKGFFGSKPFSKANDFLKNKGLSPIDWQLPLQPSES from the coding sequence ATGACAATACTTTCTAATGATTGGCAGACTATTGTAGGAGACCAATTTAATGAAACATATTACATACAATTAAGAGAATTTCTTAAGAATGAATATCAAACTCATATAGTTTATCCGCAGATGAATGACATTTTCAATGCATTACACTACACCCCCTTCCATAAAACCAAAGTGGTTATCTTCGGTCAAGATCCTTATCATGGTCATGATCAAGCACATGGGTTTAGCTTCTCTGTGAAGCCAGGGGTAACCATACCACCTTCGTTACGAAATATTTACAAAGAACTAAATGATGATATTGGGTTTGCCATACCTAATCATGGTTACTTACTCCACTGGGCAAAAGAAGGGGTACTGTTATTAAATACAGTGTTAACTGTACGTGCTAAGGAAGCAAATTCTCATAAAGGACAAGGATGGGAACATTTTACGAATGAAGTAATTAAAGCACTTAACAACCGTGAAGATCCAGTTGTGTTTATCTTATGGGGAAGACATGCCCAACAGAAAATAGCTATGCTAGATGATACAAAACATCTTATCATTACATCACCGCACCCTAGTCCTTTTTCTGCTCATAAAGGATTTTTTGGCAGTAAACCATTTTCAAAGGCTAATGATTTTCTGAAAAACAAAGGTCTATCTCCAATAGATTGGCAACTTCCTTTACAGCCCTCAGAATCTTAA
- a CDS encoding DUF2584 family protein, with protein sequence MSMPLSLEWCIITHGEEMRVEEKENTFTLKLDGYQLFPIDQFIDIKRTDNAEQIGTAKVVEMSWFANTTVITYELISLYNVN encoded by the coding sequence ATGTCGATGCCATTATCACTAGAATGGTGTATTATTACCCATGGAGAAGAAATGCGTGTAGAGGAAAAAGAAAATACGTTCACATTAAAGTTAGATGGATATCAATTATTTCCTATCGATCAATTTATTGATATTAAACGCACAGATAATGCGGAACAGATTGGGACGGCTAAAGTAGTTGAAATGAGCTGGTTTGCCAATACCACAGTAATTACTTATGAACTCATTTCTCTTTATAACGTCAATTAA
- the vrrA gene encoding VrrA/YqfQ family protein produces MPQGIRPMPFNRMPQGGGAPFQIGGKPPQSMPMSGFNSQGATRFNGFTGMNSFQGMPGNQGFQGLSQGMQGLSGMSGRGAGGGGLLSRILGGGASGGASPMAGLAQSATSASGGATGMLNNVQQVLKMAQTAAPMVQQYGPMVKNLPTMFKLMKIMREPDEGEVEEDTVDEGDSNKNPTSNNSTPSPKSKSSSTKQKSKQSQSPTTQKSKTKVAKEASSNKKSPKGRSQPRMYI; encoded by the coding sequence ATGCCTCAAGGAATCAGACCAATGCCCTTTAATCGAATGCCTCAAGGAGGGGGAGCCCCATTTCAGATTGGCGGAAAACCACCACAATCTATGCCAATGTCAGGGTTCAATTCGCAAGGCGCCACTCGCTTTAACGGCTTTACAGGAATGAATAGTTTTCAAGGTATGCCCGGTAATCAAGGATTCCAAGGTCTTTCACAAGGGATGCAAGGATTATCAGGTATGTCTGGTAGAGGAGCTGGTGGTGGTGGGCTTCTATCAAGAATATTGGGAGGTGGAGCAAGTGGGGGAGCATCCCCTATGGCAGGCTTAGCTCAATCTGCAACTAGTGCAAGTGGAGGTGCAACTGGTATGCTCAACAATGTCCAGCAAGTGTTGAAAATGGCCCAGACTGCAGCCCCTATGGTTCAACAATATGGTCCAATGGTAAAAAACCTCCCAACAATGTTTAAATTAATGAAGATTATGAGAGAACCAGATGAAGGGGAAGTCGAAGAGGATACTGTGGATGAAGGTGATAGCAATAAAAATCCAACATCCAATAACAGTACACCTTCCCCTAAATCAAAATCTTCCTCAACCAAACAAAAATCGAAACAATCGCAATCTCCAACAACACAAAAATCAAAAACAAAAGTAGCCAAAGAAGCATCTTCAAACAAAAAGAGTCCTAAAGGAAGGTCCCAGCCAAGAATGTATATTTAA
- a CDS encoding DUF5365 family protein → MKIVTASTPEQQDYVQTTVRYIYNNLLPSFFSSSYIKDLHNLDVLQIRNIEEYSLKEIMEITAALQTIQSILECLVNDGHPIDYKHKFKNNQRILEKHFIHFPFQCEDFHKVDQTEYPMSMIQPDNKWLI, encoded by the coding sequence ATGAAAATTGTAACAGCCTCAACTCCAGAACAGCAGGACTATGTACAAACGACTGTACGGTATATTTATAACAACCTGTTACCATCATTTTTTTCCTCATCCTATATCAAGGATTTGCATAATCTTGATGTTCTTCAGATACGAAATATTGAAGAGTACTCTTTAAAAGAAATTATGGAAATAACTGCAGCCCTTCAAACCATTCAATCTATTCTTGAATGTTTGGTGAATGATGGCCATCCAATTGATTACAAACATAAATTTAAAAACAATCAGAGAATATTAGAAAAGCATTTTATTCATTTTCCTTTTCAGTGTGAAGATTTTCATAAGGTAGATCAAACCGAATATCCAATGTCCATGATCCAACCAGACAATAAATGGCTTATTTAA